One genomic segment of Hordeum vulgare subsp. vulgare chromosome 2H, MorexV3_pseudomolecules_assembly, whole genome shotgun sequence includes these proteins:
- the LOC123430940 gene encoding serine/threonine-protein kinase rio1-like, with the protein MQAIDPRTRMVLFKMLNSGVFNNINGCISTGKEANVYHATKIDGEELAIKVYKTSVLVFKDRDRYVQGDYRFRYGYCKHNPRKMVKTWAEKEMRNLKRK; encoded by the exons ATGCAGGCCATTGACCCAAGGACACGCATG GTTTTGTTCAAGATGTTGAATAGTGGTGTTTTTAATAATATAAATGGCTGCATTTCTACAGGAAAAGAG GCAAATGTCTATCATGCAACAAAAATAGATGGCGAGGAGCTAGCAATCAAAGTCTATAAAACCTCTGTCCTTGTCTTTAA GGATAGAGACAGATATGTTCAAGGAGATTATCGTTTTAGATATGGTTACTGCAAGCATAATCCCCGGAAAATGGTTAAAACCTGGGCTGAAAAGGAAATGAGAAATCTTAAAAGGAAATGA
- the LOC123428814 gene encoding uncharacterized protein LOC123428814 — translation MSLACGLPLQECVYCLGCAWWASKRCVHTGTGYHDGATWGHAATADFAPIRRMCRLVMANYETDLAAPLLDPSNVVRRRTYADTGGLNLGRESDYALLLDNRLDKRRFEGGYVHNGLLQAAGWVLDKECDPLRDLLDRYPDYTGHSLGVVIRNWLQKSSELVTCLSSEFILFSAATAKFATCVSEFCLSACLLAATNSVAETSYMLVDTEQQLTQLVSYAAF, via the exons ATGTCGCTGGCGTGTGGGCTGCCGCTGCAGGAGTGCGTCTACTGCCTGGGGTGCGCGTGGTGGGCATCGAAGCGGTGCGTCCACACTGGCACCGGCTACCACGACGGCGCCACCTGGGGCCACGCCGCCACCGCCGACTTTGCGCCCATCCGCCGGATGTGCCGCCTCGTCATGGCCAACTACGAGACCGACCTCGCCGCCCCGCTCCTCGACCCCTCCAACGTCGTGCGCCGCCGCACCTACGCCGACACCGGGGGCCTCAACCTCGGCCGCGAGTCCGACTACGCGCTGCTCCTCGACAACCGCCTCGACAAGCGTCGCTTCGAAGGCGGCTACGTCCACAACGGCCTCCTACAGGCTGCCGGCTGGGTGCTCGACAAGGAGTGCGACCCGCTCCGGGACCTCCTTGACCGGTACCCCGACTACACGGGCCACTCCCTCGGCGTTGTCATCAGAAATTGGTTGCAGAAGTCATCAGAATTGGTTACATGCCTGTCATCAGAATTTATTTTGTTcagtgctgctactgct AAGTTTGCTACATGTGTGTCTGAATTTTGTTtgagtgcttgcttgcttgctgctacaaATTCAGTTGCAGAAACTAGCTACATGCTTGTC GATACTGAGCAACAGTTGACTCAGTTGGTGAGTTATGCTGCATTCTGA
- the LOC123428009 gene encoding agmatine coumaroyltransferase-1, with translation MKITVHSSKAVKPEYGACGLAPGCTADVVPLTVLDKANFDTYISVIYAFHAPAPPNAVLEAGLGRALVDYREWAGRLGVDASGGRAILLNDAGARFVEATADVALDSVMPLKPTSEVLSLHPSGDDGPEELMLIQVTRFACGSLVVGFTTQHIVSDGRSTGNFFVAWSQATRGAAIDPVPVHDRASFFHPREPLHVEYEHRGVEFKPYEKAHDVVCGADGDEDEVVVNKVHFSREFISKLKAQASAGAPRPCSTLQCVVAHLWRSMTMARGLDGGETTSVAIAVDGRARMSPQVPDGYTGNVILWARPTTTAGELVTRPVKHAVELISREVARINDGYFKSFIDFANSGAVEKERLVATADAADMVLSPNIEVDSWLRIPFYDMDFGGGRPFFFMPSYLPVEGLLILLPSFLGDGSVDAYVPLFSRDMNTFKNCCYSLD, from the coding sequence ATGAAGATCACCGTGCACTCTTCCAAGGCCGTCAAGCCCGAGTACGGCGCCTGCGGCCTCGCTCCGGGGTGTACCGCCGACGTCGTCCCGCTCACCGTGCTCGACAAGGCCAACTTCGACACGTACATCTCGGTGATCTACGCCTTCCACGCGCCGGCGCCGCCCAACGCCGTTCTCGAGGCCGGGCTGGGCAGAGCGCTGGTGGACTACCGCGAGTGGGCCGGGCGGCTCGGCGTCGACGCCAGCGGCGGCCGCGCGATCCTGCTCAACGACGCCGGCGCCCGGTTCGTGGAGGCGACGGCCGACGTGGCGCTCGACAGCGTCATGCCGCTCAAGCCCACGTCGGAGGTTCTCAGCCTGCACCCCAGCGGCGACGACGGGCCAGAGGAGCTCATGCTAATCCAGGTCACGCGGTTCGCGTGCGGGTCGCTCGTCGTGGGGTTCACCACGCAGCACATCGTGTCCGACGGCCGCTCCACCGGCAACTTCTTCGTCGCGTGGAGCCAGGCCACCCGCGGCGCCGCCATCGACCCCGTCCCGGTGCACGACCGTGCTTCCTTCTTCCATCCCCGCGAACCGCTGCACGTCGAGTACGAGCACCGTGGCGTCGAGTTCAAGCCCTACGAGAAGGCACACGACGTTGTCTGTGGTGCGGACGGCGACGAGGACGAGGTGGTGGTGAACAAGGTGCACTTCAGCCGGGAGTTCATCTCCAAGCTCAAGGCGCAGGCGTCGGCTGGCGCGCCCAGACCCTGCAGCACCCTGCAGTGCGTGGTGGCACACCTGTGGCGGAGCATGACGATGGCGCGCGGGCTCGACGGCGGGGAGACCACCAGCGTCGCCATCGCCGTGGACGGGAGAGCGCGGATGAGCCCGCAGGTGCCGGACGGATACACCGGCAACGTCATCCTCTGGGCGCGGCCAACCACCACGGCGGGGGAGCTCGTGACCAGGCCGGTGAAGCACGCCGTGGAGCTCATCAGCAGGGAGGTGGCCCGGATCAACGATGGCTACTTCAAGTCCTTCATCGACTTCGCCAACTCCGGCGCGGTGGAGAAGGAGCGGCTGGTGGCGACGGCCGACGCGGCGGACATGGTGCTGAGCCCCAACATCGAGGTGGACAGCTGGCTGCGGATCCCGTTCTACGACATGGACTTCGGCGGCGGGCGGCCATTCTTCTTCATGCCCAGCTACCTGCCGGTGGAGGGTCTGCTCATCCTGCTGCCGTCTTTCTTGGGCGACGGCAGCGTGGACGCCTACGTGCCACTCTTTAGCCGCGACATGAACACCTTCAAGAACTGCTGCTACAGCCTCGACTAG